A DNA window from Selenomonas sp. oral taxon 126 contains the following coding sequences:
- a CDS encoding metallophosphoesterase: protein MLVVLACLGLSVFFLRYLASGRALLAVRIGVVVFEIAGVGGLFYLFSTHRTDGWAGLLTLPIILFLVGQLIVLALVVLVVLLRFLWRSTRGVPYSAERRRVLKNAALYPAAGFLLSSYGAFIERKHTVRRDYMIPVKNLPPEADGMVIAQISDVHLGTYFSVEEFDALLAEVARGGADLLAVTGDVFDDEPLNEAAAEVLAAHAGDWRDGIWYCIGNHEYYRNARPLVDRMQREGRVHVVRNSATQVAGRGTLWIAGTDYPFARGEAFYPEKEAYFAAAMQDVPADAVTVLLAHHPEFIDDAAAHGGVPLTLTGHTHGSQFGILGQPLFPVFKYTRGMVRIGENYGYVHTGNGSWFPLRIGCPPEIAYFRLERVSDELDG from the coding sequence GTCGGGCAGAGCACTCCTTGCGGTGCGCATCGGAGTTGTTGTTTTTGAAATTGCGGGGGTCGGCGGGCTGTTCTATCTGTTCAGCACGCACCGCACGGACGGTTGGGCGGGACTTCTGACGCTGCCGATCATCCTCTTTCTCGTTGGGCAGCTGATCGTCCTCGCCCTTGTCGTGCTTGTCGTCCTCCTGCGTTTTCTCTGGCGTAGCACACGCGGCGTTCCGTATTCTGCGGAGCGGCGGCGCGTACTGAAAAACGCGGCGCTCTATCCTGCGGCGGGCTTTCTCCTCAGCAGCTACGGCGCATTTATCGAGCGAAAGCATACGGTACGACGCGACTATATGATTCCTGTCAAAAATCTTCCGCCCGAGGCGGACGGCATGGTAATCGCGCAGATCAGCGACGTGCATCTCGGGACGTATTTCTCCGTGGAGGAGTTCGACGCGCTGCTTGCGGAGGTTGCGCGCGGCGGTGCCGATCTCCTCGCCGTGACGGGGGATGTCTTCGACGACGAGCCGCTGAACGAGGCGGCGGCTGAGGTGCTTGCCGCGCACGCGGGCGACTGGCGCGATGGCATCTGGTACTGCATCGGCAACCACGAATACTATCGGAATGCGCGCCCGCTCGTCGACCGCATGCAGCGCGAGGGACGTGTGCACGTCGTTCGGAACAGTGCGACGCAGGTCGCGGGGCGCGGCACGCTCTGGATTGCGGGCACGGACTATCCGTTTGCGCGCGGCGAGGCGTTCTATCCTGAGAAAGAGGCGTACTTTGCGGCGGCGATGCAGGATGTGCCTGCAGATGCGGTGACGGTCTTGCTCGCGCATCATCCCGAGTTCATCGACGATGCGGCGGCGCATGGCGGCGTGCCGCTGACGCTGACGGGGCACACGCACGGGAGTCAGTTCGGCATCCTCGGTCAGCCGCTCTTTCCCGTGTTCAAGTACACGCGCGGCATGGTGCGCATCGGTGAGAATTACGGTTACGTCCACACGGGCAACGGCAGCTGGTTCCCGCTGCGGATCGGCTGTCCGCCGGAGATTGCATATTTTAGATTGGAGAGAGTAAGCGATGAGCTGGATGGATGA